In Vigna unguiculata cultivar IT97K-499-35 chromosome 3, ASM411807v1, whole genome shotgun sequence, a single genomic region encodes these proteins:
- the LOC114175837 gene encoding HD domain-containing protein 2 isoform X1 gives MRFPLISRAPVPFLSTAFFKFKSASSCTRVCHMAASPSDDAVRNDTPSASSVIDFLSICQRLKTTKRTGWLRKDVKNPESIADHMYRMGLMALIAPDVSGFDRNKCIKLAIVHDIAEAIVGDITPMDGVSKQEKSHLEQTALDHMCKVLGGGSAATEITELWMEYESNTSLEAKFVKDLDKVEMILQALEYEDEQGKDLEEFFRSTAGKFQTETGKAWASEIVSRRKNKFSITDRPFNNGKG, from the exons ATGCGATTCCCTCTTATTTCCCGCGCCCCCGTTCCTTTTCTTTCTACTGCCTTCTTTAAGTTCAAATCTGCATCTTCTTGCACTAGGGTTTGTCACATGGCCGCTTCACCTTCCGACGATGCGGTTCGCAATGACACTCCTTCTGCTTCCTCCGTCATTGACTTCCTCTCCATCTGTCAACGCCTCAAG ACAACAAAGAGAACAGGGTGGTTACGAAAAGATGTTAAGAATCCAGAATCTATTGCTGATCACATGTATCGAATGGGCTTGATGGCGTTAATTGCACCAGATGTTTCCGGTTTTGACCGAAACAA GTGCATTAAATTGGCTATTGTTCATGACATTGCAGAAG CAATTGTTGGAGACATAACGCCAATGGATGGGGTGTCTAAACAAGAAAAGAGTCATCTCGAACAAACAGCATTAGATCATATGTGTAAAGTACTTGGAGGAGGATCTGCAG CGACGGAAATAACTGAGTTGTGGATGGAGTATGAATCAAATACTTCTCTAGAAGCTAAATTCGTCAAGGACCTTGACAAG GTTGAGATGATACTCCAAGCTTTGGAATACGAAGATG AGCAGGGAAAAGATTTGGAAGAATTCTTCCGGTCAACTGCTG GGAAGTTCCAGACTGAAACTGGCAAAGCTTGGGCATCAGAGATAGTATCGAGAAGGAAGAATAAATTCTCCATTACGGATCGCCCTTTCAATAATGGGAAAGGATAG
- the LOC114175837 gene encoding HD domain-containing protein 2 isoform X2, which produces MRFPLISRAPVPFLSTAFFKFKSASSCTRVCHMAASPSDDAVRNDTPSASSVIDFLSICQRLKTTKRTGWLRKDVKNPESIADHMYRMGLMALIAPDVSGFDRNKCIKLAIVHDIAEAIVGDITPMDGVSKQEKSHLEQTALDHMCKVLGGGSAATEITELWMEYESNTSLEAKFVKDLDKVEMILQALEYEDGKRFGRILPVNCWEVPD; this is translated from the exons ATGCGATTCCCTCTTATTTCCCGCGCCCCCGTTCCTTTTCTTTCTACTGCCTTCTTTAAGTTCAAATCTGCATCTTCTTGCACTAGGGTTTGTCACATGGCCGCTTCACCTTCCGACGATGCGGTTCGCAATGACACTCCTTCTGCTTCCTCCGTCATTGACTTCCTCTCCATCTGTCAACGCCTCAAG ACAACAAAGAGAACAGGGTGGTTACGAAAAGATGTTAAGAATCCAGAATCTATTGCTGATCACATGTATCGAATGGGCTTGATGGCGTTAATTGCACCAGATGTTTCCGGTTTTGACCGAAACAA GTGCATTAAATTGGCTATTGTTCATGACATTGCAGAAG CAATTGTTGGAGACATAACGCCAATGGATGGGGTGTCTAAACAAGAAAAGAGTCATCTCGAACAAACAGCATTAGATCATATGTGTAAAGTACTTGGAGGAGGATCTGCAG CGACGGAAATAACTGAGTTGTGGATGGAGTATGAATCAAATACTTCTCTAGAAGCTAAATTCGTCAAGGACCTTGACAAG GTTGAGATGATACTCCAAGCTTTGGAATACGAAGATG GGAAAAGATTTGGAAGAATTCTTCCGGTCAACTGCTG GGAAGTTCCAGACTGA
- the LOC114177908 gene encoding UDP-glucuronate 4-epimerase 1, with amino-acid sequence MPPLEDETFPSTPGKFKIERAHTMNRQLYRCFASTSTMFLWALFLIALTASYLSFQGFVDSGSRYLSASWGGIQWEKQVRTSAQIHRQGGMSVLVTGAAGFVGSHVSLALKRRGDGVVGLDNFNDYYDPSLKKARKSLLNTHEVFIVEGDVNDAKLLAKLFDVVAFTHVMHLAAQAGVRYAMENPQSYVHSNIAGLVTLLETCKSANPQPAIVWASSSSVYGLNEKVPFSESDRTDQPASLYAATKKAGEEITHTYNHIYGLSITGLRFFTVYGPWGRPDMAYFSFTRNILQGKPITVYRGKNHADLARDFTYIDDIVKGCLGSLDTAGQSTGSGGKKRGPAPYRIFNLGNTSPVTVPTLVSILERHLKVKAKRNIVDMPGNGDVPFTHANISSARREFGYKPTTDLQTGLKKFVKWYLSYYGYNHGKSVN; translated from the coding sequence ATGCCGCCGCTGGAAGACGAGACCTTCCCCTCAACGCCGGGCAAATTCAAGATCGAGCGTGCCCACACCATGAACCGCCAGCTCTACCGCTGTTTCGCCTCCACAAGTACCATGTTTCTATGGGCTCTCTTTCTCATCGCCCTCACCGCCTCCTACCTCAGCTTCCAGGGTTTCGTCGATTCCGGTAGCCGCTATCTCTCCGCCTCCTGGGGCGGGATCCAGTGGGAGAAGCAGGTCCGCACATCCGCCCAGATCCACCGCCAGGGAGGCATGTCTGTACTGGTAACGGGCGCAGCCGGTTTCGTCGGATCCCACGTCTCCCTCGCCTTGAAACGACGCGGAGATGGCGTCGTTGGCTTGGACAACTTCAACGACTACTACGACCCCTCCCTCAAGAAAGCCCGCAAATCGCTGCTCAACACGCACGAGGTCTTCATCGTCGAAGGCGACGTCAACGACGCCAAGCTTCTCGCCAAGCTCTTCGACGTCGTGGCCTTCACGCACGTCATGCACCTGGCCGCACAGGCCGGCGTGCGCTACGCCATGGAGAATCCCCAATCCTACGTCCACAGCAACATCGCGGGCCTCGTCACGCTTCTCGAGACCTGCAAATCGGCCAACCCTCAGCCCGCCATCGTCTGGGCCTCCTCCAGTTCCGTCTACGGGCTCAACGAGAAGGTCCCCTTCTCCGAATCGGACCGCACCGACCAGCCCGCTAGCCTCTACGCCGCCACCAAAAAAGCCGGCGAGGAAATCACCCACACTTACAATCACATTTACGGATTGTCGATCACCGGTTTGAGGTTCTTCACTGTGTACGGACCCTGGGGGAGACCCGACATGGCTTACTTCTCTTTCACCCGCAATATCTTACAGGGGAAACCCATCACCGTCTACCGCGGTAAAAACCACGCCGACCTCGCTCGCGATTTTACCTACATTGATGATATCGTGAAGGGGTGCCTTGGCTCCTTGGATACCGCTGGCCAGAGTACCGGGTCGGGTGGGAAGAAACGGGGACCCGCTCCTTATCGGATATTTAACCTCGGGAACACTTCGCCCGTTACCGTGCCCACTCTTGTGAGTATCTTGGAGCGACATTTGAAGGTTAAGGCGAAGAGGAATATCGTGGACATGCCTGGAAACGGCGACGTTCCGTTTACTCACGCGAATATTAGTTCCGCCCGGAGAGAATTCGGATACAAGCCAACCACCGATTTGCAAACCGGGTTGAAAAAGTTCGTCAAGTGGTACCTTTCCTATTACGGCTACAATCACGGCAAATctgtaaattaa
- the LOC114176628 gene encoding glycine-rich protein 5 → MASAMTTRVLALVALVVAINGIVCESRVARKDLGLDLGGLGIGVGAGVGIGLGGGGGSGAGAGSGSGSGSGSGSGSSSYSSSGSSSSSSGSGSGAGSEAGSYAGSRAGSGSSRAGSEAGSYAGSRAGSGSYGGNGK, encoded by the coding sequence ATGGCTTCTGCTATGACTACGAGGGTTTTGGCTCTTGTTGCTTTGGTTGTTGCAATCAATGGCATAGTGTGTGAAAGTAGAGTGGCAAGAAAGGACCTGGGGTTGGACCTTGGTGGGTTGGGAATTGGGGTGGGTGCTGGGGTTGGAATTGGCctcggtggtggtggtggttctGGTGCAGGTGCAGGCTCGGGCTCTGGCTCTGGTTCTGGTTCTGGCTCCGGCTCTTCATCTTATTCAAGTTctggttcttcttcttcttcatcaggATCAGGGTCCGGAGCAGGTTCCGAAGCTGGTTCCTATGCAGGGTCCCGTGCTGGGTCAGGGTCCTCCAGAGCGGGGTCTGAAGCAGGTTCATACGCAGGGTCTCGTGCAGGTTCAGGATCTTACGGTGGTAACGGAAAGTAA